GAAATTGAACCTGAACAAGTCGCTAGCGATCGCGTTGCGCAACAAGTCTATGCGGTGGCTAACAGTGACAAATACCGTCTATTGCGGAATTTGATTCAGCAAAATGACTGGTCGCGAGTCATGGTCTTTGCTAACCGTAAAGACGAAGTACGACGCATTGAAGAACGTTTACGTAAAGATGGTATTAAAGCTGCGCAAATGTCAGGCGATGTTCCACAAAACAAACGGATGCGCGTACTCGAAGACTTTAAGCAAGGCAAGCTACAAGTCTTGGTCGCCACTGATGTCGCTGGTCGCGGGATTCATATTGATGGCATCAGTCATGTGATTAACTACACTCTGCCAGAAACCCCAGATGATTACGTGCACCGGATTGGCCGCACCGGACGCGCTGGCACTGAAGGTGCCTCGATCAGTTTTGCAGGAGAAGATGATGCTTTTGCCCTGCCGCCGATTGAAGCTTTACTGGGCAAAAAAATTGACTGTGAGATTCCACCTGAGCATTTATTAAAACACTAACCCGTTAACTGGTGTTTGACATTCAATAACGCTATGTTCGACTGCGGCTCGGCATAGCGTTTTTTATTACCTATTTTTTGTCTATCAATTCTTCCCAGCCCCAAGCTTAACGCTCAAAATGGGATGACTGATTAGCTCGCACCTTACCCACACCTTAATTGAAAAAAAGCACGCTAAGCGTGGCTTAATCAGGGCTAGAAAAACAATCCACACATTCTGTGGATAACTCTGTTTATATCAGTTTAAGAAATTGCTACAACCCACTAAACATGCTGCCTCTCTACAAATTGTTGTTTTTTTCACCAGAAAATATTTCTTTAATTTTCAATAACTTACAACGAGTAGTGAGTCAACTCAATTCCACCCAAGGGCAAAAAAGGTTTTTTAGTTGTCAAGTCTTTATGTTAATAACTTAGAAAATAAACAGGTAAAAAATGCAATTTTTGACTTGCTTCTTTACCTGTTTTTGTTTAGCTAACAAATACAGCAAGCAACTTAGCAGTCACCGAATAAACGCAAGGCTGCTTCACGGTATTTTTCTGCGGTCTTAGTGATCACTTCCTGTGGAATAATCGGCGCAGGTGCTTGTTTGTTCCAGCCACTGGCTTCTAACCAATCACGCACAAACTGCTTATCAAAACTTGGCGGATTAGTGCCTTCTTGATAGCTCTCTTGCGGCCAAAAACGGCTCGAATCAGGCGTTAACACCTCATCCATCAAGGTTAAATTACCCGCTTCATCCAAACCAAATTCAAACTTGGTATCGGCAATAATAATGCCCCGACTGGCTGCATATTCAACCGCCGCCTTATACAGCTGAATAGACACATCACGCACTTGCTCGGCCAGTTGCTCACCAATAATGGCTTGGCACTGAGCAAAGGAAATGTTCTCGTCGTGATCACCTACTTCAGCCTTGGTTGAAGGAGTAAAAATGGGCTCAGGTAATTTAGCCGCCTCTTTTAAACCCGCTGGCAAAGCAATACCGCACACCGTGCCATGCTGCTGATACTCTTTCCAACCGGAACCGACTAAGTAACCACGAACAATAGCTTCAACCGCCACTGGTTTTAAGCGCTTAGCCACTACCGAGCGCCCTTCAACTAAAGGTAATTCTTCAGCGCTCACCACATCAGCTACCTGATCCCCAGTAAAATGATTAGGAATCAGGTCTTTTAGTTTTTCAAACCAGAAGTTAGAAATACTGGTTAAAATTTTGCCCTTGTCCGGGATCGGCTGTTCTAAAATCACATCGAAGGCCGAAAGACGATCACTGGCCACCATCAGCATGCGCTGCTGGTCAATCTCATACAGATCACGAACTTTTCCGGAATATAGTTTTTTTAAGCTTAAAGCGTTTGCATCAGTCATCGCTTGCTTAGCTCCACACTGGGTACAGAATAAAAATAAAACAGGCGAAACCGTGGTTTCGCCTGGATAAACAATCGGCCTAGTTTAACTTAAACTGGCTTTTAAACGCTGTAAGATCGACTTCGCTTTGACCTCTGTTGCAGGCTCTGCACCATCCATCACCCGCACTTCAACTTGACGCCCCATCGGCTGCAACTGAATTTGATACAGCTCGGGTTTTACTTTAGCGGGATCTTTCGTGAAGGTGCGCTTAAACCAGCCTCGTTTTTGCGTTTTAGGCGCAACGGCTAAATTAATCTCATACTGACTAGCGCTGCGATTAAGGTCTTCAATGGCAATATTGGCTTGCTCTAAAGCACGCCCAACACTCGACCAAGCTCGATCAAAGCTGGTATCTAAGACTAAAACTGGCAGACCATTGACCTCGCTCAAATTAACCTTATCTGGCGTATCAAACTGACGATTCGCTGCCAATAAGGAAACACTTTGCTGCTGATCTTGGTTCTGCACTAAATAGGTACGCAGTGCATCCAGCAATGTTTTCTCAAAAGAGCCATGGGTTGTTTCAACAGAGGCATTTCCCTCAAGTTGGCGCAGCTGCGGCTCTAGAAAAATCTCACTGGTGTTACGTTGCACACCTGGCTCAATCCGTACTAGCACCTGAGCTTGCATCTGCGCAGCGGCCTCGCCAAAGCGTGCAGCCAAAGGCGCTGAAGTATTCGCCAAGGTTTGCCACTCGGTAACAAACTGTCCAACCTGAGGCGACTCAGACTGAATCCTAAAGCCCTGGGCCATAAAATAACCCATCACGTTGGACCATACCTGCGCTGGAATTTGCTGAGCCACAATCCACTGCGACTGCCCACTCTGATGCAAGCTGTAGTCATCCACCATTTTTTTCTCAGTGGCGACGCCTGCCCGTGGGACAGCAAACTCTGTTTGCTCAATATTACTGACATGTGTGGGAATCGGCATCAAAGGATCTAAACGCTTGGTTTGTACCCCTTGTGGTAGCTGCATTGGCGAGCCCTGATCGGCCTGCAAATAATCACTGCCACGATCACGAAAATAACCTTTATCGCCACCAATCCAACTGCAGCCACTTAAGGCGGCAAGCGAAAGAGCAATCAGGGTAAAACTTGGCAACTGTTTCATGCTGTTAACCTTTAGTAAACGCATTACAAATTAGGCTATCAGTTTGCACTGACGCAAAGTGGCCACTAAAGGCGCACGTAAAGCTTCGCTCAGTGGCGTTAAAGGTAAACGAATACCGGTATTAATCAGCCCCATTTCATGTAAGGCCCACTTCACCGGAATGGGGTTAGCTTCAACAAACATCGCGTTATGCAGCGGCATTAAGGCATCATTTAAAGCCCGTGCTTCTTCAGCTTTACCCTCTAAAGCCAGACGGCACAGCTCTGCCATGGCTTTTGGCGCAACGTTAGCGGTAACTGAAATATTACCTTTACCACCGAGCAAAATTAGCTCCGCAGCCGTGGCATCATCGCCCGACAACACAATAAAATCAGCGTCCACTAAATCGAGTACTTGCTGGGCGCGCTCAAGGCAGCCAGTGGCTTCTTTGATTCCAATAATATTCGAAATTTTAGACAGCCGAGCTACTGTTTCCGGCAACATGTCGCACACCGTACGACCCGGTACGTTATACAGAATTTGTGGAATATCTACCGCTTCAGCAATGTGCTTGAAGTGCTGATACAGGCCTTCTTGGGTTGGCTTATTGTAATAAGGCGTCACTAATAAGCAGGCATCAGCCCCGACTTTTTTTGCATTCTGGGTCAGTGCCACCGCCTCACGGGTGCAGTTAGCACCGGTTCCGGCAATTACCGGAATACGGCCATTGACTTGCTCAACCACACGGCGAATAACTTCTACGTGCTCTTCAACATTGAGGGTTGCAGACTCACCAGAGGTACCTACAGCCACCAGTGCGTTAGTGCCTTCGGCCAAATGGAAGTCGACCAGCTTGGTCAGCGCCTGCCAATCCAAATTGCCCTGCTCGTCCATTGGTGTGACTAACGCCACCATACTGCCTGAAATCATGCAACTGCTCCTGCTAGGATAGAAAAACGAAATACCGCTAATGGTACTAATCAGCCTTATTTAGCACAAGCATTCTGCTATTAAAGCCTAAGTTTTGTGCAATTTAACTGGCTTTTTTCATTCTTTTAGATTTTATGCGTATATTAGGCTCTGACATTTAACGCGCACTGTTACTTTCGATTGTAGGAAGCCTGTATGAAAACCCCTTATTCTCCACGCAATCAGTATTTAGTGATTAGTGCCATTGGCCAAAATCCGATTGAGCTGACCAACGCGCTGTGCCGCGCCTGCTTAGAAAGCCGCTGCTCGGTTGTCAATAGTCGCCTAACCCGCCATGAACAACACAGCGCCTTAGTGGTGCAAGCAGGAGGCAGCTGGGATGCGTTAGCGCGGCTTGAAGTCAGCCTGCCTAATATTGCCAAACGGGAAAATATTCACCTAACGGTGGTGCGCACTGAGCAACAAGACAGCACCGAGCAAGCGTTACCCTACATTGTTTATGTGAACGCGCTGTATCGACCCGATATTTTGGCGGAGCTCTGTCAGTTTTTTAGCGATCAGCAAATCAATCTAGAAAATATCGCCTATGAGTCATATATCGCGCCGCAAACTCAAACCATGATGCTTAACGCAACCATTACCGTGACCTTGCCGATCACTGCGCAAATTAGTTGGATTCGTGACCAGTTTTTAGACTTTGCCGACTCGCTTAATTTGGATGCGCTGATTGAGCCTTGGCGCCCTCAGTTAATTTAATCATGCTTGAAAGGAGAATCGATATGAGCCTTGAATTGCAAAAAGCCGTACCTAATTTTATTGCCCAAGCGACCGCCGATACTCAGGTAGAACTTGCTCAACTACAAGGTAAACAGGTTGTGATTTACTTTTACCCAAAAGACAACACGCCAGGTTGTACCACCGAAGGCCAAGAGTTTCGAGATGCCTACCCTGAGTTTCAAGCGGCTAACACGGTGGTGTTTGGTGTTTCACGGGACAGCTTACGCACCCACGAAAACTTTAAAGCCAAACATGGTTTTCCATTTGAACTTATTAGCGATCCCGAAGAAACCCTTTGCCAGCAATTTGCGGTCATTAAGCTTAAAAAGCTCTATGGCAAAGAGTACCTTGGCATAGAGCGCAGCACCTTTTTAATCGATGCCAACGGCGTATTGCAACACGAGTGGCGTAAAGTCAAAGTAAAAGGCCACGTCGCTGAAGTTCTCGCCGCAGCCCAACAGCTTAATCAAGCCTCCTAATCCTTTGACTAAGCCTTAGCTAACCAGTAGCTGAATACGCCGTCCTGTTGCTGCTGGTTAACTAAGCGATGCCCTGCCAACTTAGCAAAACTCACCACATCGCGCTGTGAGCCGGCATCGGTGGCCAGTAATTGAATAACTTCACCGGAAGCCAACTGATTTAACCCCAGCTTTAATTTGAGTAGCGGTAACGGGCAAGCCAATCCCGTAGCATCCACTACCTGCACTGCATTAAATTGATTATTCATCTTGTTCTTCTGTCTATTGTTGTTCTGGTTAAAGTTGGGCATTTTTATAGCATACGCTGTTGAAGATACAAGCTTTATCGAACTAAGCAGGTGAGTTCAAGGTCTGGCTTAGCGCTTTCAGGGCAATGACTGAACCGCTACTAAACAAACCGAGTAATAACGCCAGGACTAGCTGCCAGTCTCAGCCAGTTAAGCTACACTCAATACCTCTTTGATTGACCATTAAGGACTGACTCCATGGGGCTACTTCGCGTCTCTTTACTGTCTTTATCACTGCTCTGGGCACTGCCAAGCACTGCCTACGAGCTGCCGGCTTTAGGTGATGCAAGCTCTGCGCTTATTTCACCCGAGCAAGAGCACCGCCTAGGCCGAGCTTGGTTAAGCATTCTGCGTGGACAAGTCAAACAGCTGTCAGATCCTTTAATTAAGCACTACGTTGAAACCAGCGTGGCGCGTCTAGCAGAAACCAGTCAGTTAAGAGATCGGCGCTTAGAGTTTATTTTATTAGCCAGCCCCGAACTAAATGCCTTTGCCGCTCCTGGCGGTATTATCGGAGTCAATGCCGGGTTAATTCTAAACGCCCAAACTGAAGCAGAATATATTTCAGTTATGGCCCACGAACTGGCGCACTTATCCCAACGCCATTTTGCCCGTGGTCTCGAAGCACAAAAGAAAATGCAAGTACCGATGATGGCTGCCATGTTAGCCGGTATTGTCGCCGCTGCAGCAGGCGGCGGCGCAGACTTAACCATGGCTGCAATTGCTGGCTCGCAAGCTGCTGCTTTTCAGGAGCGCCAGCGTTTCTCGCGGCAAAATGAGCAAGAAGCCGACCGCATTGGGCTAGCTAATATGGAAAAAGCTGGTTTTGATCCAAGAGCCATGCCACAAATGTTTGAGCGCCTGACTCGCCAGTATCGTTACGATAAGATGCCACCTGAGTTTTTACTGACTCACCCCATCACCGAGTCACGCATTGCCGATACTCGCAACCGCGCCGAACGCGCTGCACCACACGGCAAAGTCGATAGCCTAACCTATCAGTTATTACGGGCGCGCCTCCAGCTTACCTTTGAAGAGACCCCAGGAATTGCGCTCAAGCGTTTTCGGGCGCAATTACAAGAGCAACCCAATAATGACGTAGCGCGCTATGGCTTAGCGCTGGCGCAAATCCGCGCCCAAGCGCTCAAGGACGCGCAACAAAATCTCGACTTACTGATCAACAGCGCCCCGCAAAATAGCATTTATCAACTGGCTTATGTCGATTTAGAAATCAGCCTAAAACGCTACACAGCTGCAGAGCAGCGCTTGAAGCGC
The sequence above is a segment of the Thiopseudomonas alkaliphila genome. Coding sequences within it:
- a CDS encoding M48 family metalloprotease, with amino-acid sequence MGLLRVSLLSLSLLWALPSTAYELPALGDASSALISPEQEHRLGRAWLSILRGQVKQLSDPLIKHYVETSVARLAETSQLRDRRLEFILLASPELNAFAAPGGIIGVNAGLILNAQTEAEYISVMAHELAHLSQRHFARGLEAQKKMQVPMMAAMLAGIVAAAAGGGADLTMAAIAGSQAAAFQERQRFSRQNEQEADRIGLANMEKAGFDPRAMPQMFERLTRQYRYDKMPPEFLLTHPITESRIADTRNRAERAAPHGKVDSLTYQLLRARLQLTFEETPGIALKRFRAQLQEQPNNDVARYGLALAQIRAQALKDAQQNLDLLINSAPQNSIYQLAYVDLEISLKRYTAAEQRLKRLLQQQPEYFPAQQVLANFYLQQGRAQDAENLLNKLVRKRPYDPDIWFQLAEVQGLTNNIIGLHQARAEYFALVGEYQQAYEQLIYAKQRAANNYPLAAKIDARHRALQEEERSIKELLN
- the dapA gene encoding 4-hydroxy-tetrahydrodipicolinate synthase, whose protein sequence is MISGSMVALVTPMDEQGNLDWQALTKLVDFHLAEGTNALVAVGTSGESATLNVEEHVEVIRRVVEQVNGRIPVIAGTGANCTREAVALTQNAKKVGADACLLVTPYYNKPTQEGLYQHFKHIAEAVDIPQILYNVPGRTVCDMLPETVARLSKISNIIGIKEATGCLERAQQVLDLVDADFIVLSGDDATAAELILLGGKGNISVTANVAPKAMAELCRLALEGKAEEARALNDALMPLHNAMFVEANPIPVKWALHEMGLINTGIRLPLTPLSEALRAPLVATLRQCKLIA
- the bamC gene encoding outer membrane protein assembly factor BamC; the encoded protein is MKQLPSFTLIALSLAALSGCSWIGGDKGYFRDRGSDYLQADQGSPMQLPQGVQTKRLDPLMPIPTHVSNIEQTEFAVPRAGVATEKKMVDDYSLHQSGQSQWIVAQQIPAQVWSNVMGYFMAQGFRIQSESPQVGQFVTEWQTLANTSAPLAARFGEAAAQMQAQVLVRIEPGVQRNTSEIFLEPQLRQLEGNASVETTHGSFEKTLLDALRTYLVQNQDQQQSVSLLAANRQFDTPDKVNLSEVNGLPVLVLDTSFDRAWSSVGRALEQANIAIEDLNRSASQYEINLAVAPKTQKRGWFKRTFTKDPAKVKPELYQIQLQPMGRQVEVRVMDGAEPATEVKAKSILQRLKASLS
- a CDS encoding sulfurtransferase TusA family protein, which codes for MNNQFNAVQVVDATGLACPLPLLKLKLGLNQLASGEVIQLLATDAGSQRDVVSFAKLAGHRLVNQQQQDGVFSYWLAKA
- a CDS encoding glycine cleavage system protein R gives rise to the protein MKTPYSPRNQYLVISAIGQNPIELTNALCRACLESRCSVVNSRLTRHEQHSALVVQAGGSWDALARLEVSLPNIAKRENIHLTVVRTEQQDSTEQALPYIVYVNALYRPDILAELCQFFSDQQINLENIAYESYIAPQTQTMMLNATITVTLPITAQISWIRDQFLDFADSLNLDALIEPWRPQLI
- a CDS encoding phosphoribosylaminoimidazolesuccinocarboxamide synthase: MTDANALSLKKLYSGKVRDLYEIDQQRMLMVASDRLSAFDVILEQPIPDKGKILTSISNFWFEKLKDLIPNHFTGDQVADVVSAEELPLVEGRSVVAKRLKPVAVEAIVRGYLVGSGWKEYQQHGTVCGIALPAGLKEAAKLPEPIFTPSTKAEVGDHDENISFAQCQAIIGEQLAEQVRDVSIQLYKAAVEYAASRGIIIADTKFEFGLDEAGNLTLMDEVLTPDSSRFWPQESYQEGTNPPSFDKQFVRDWLEASGWNKQAPAPIIPQEVITKTAEKYREAALRLFGDC
- a CDS encoding peroxiredoxin codes for the protein MSLELQKAVPNFIAQATADTQVELAQLQGKQVVIYFYPKDNTPGCTTEGQEFRDAYPEFQAANTVVFGVSRDSLRTHENFKAKHGFPFELISDPEETLCQQFAVIKLKKLYGKEYLGIERSTFLIDANGVLQHEWRKVKVKGHVAEVLAAAQQLNQAS